In Torulaspora globosa chromosome 1, complete sequence, a genomic segment contains:
- a CDS encoding uncharacterized protein (ancestral locus Anc_8.594) has translation MQHLRSLPRTSATIGLRFIRNMSELTAARSADDAGGYSRRNGAKNQSITKPISLDETSGEVLVRKATGKTKVRKGQSDEEYQNQLYQHFQVEGGPKRTEIGWMDNVQPMDLLKDPNEHFEVKLTRQKLSDFCRRLYYHRDYAKCAELCDELVERYQPLNKKNKIAREIQELEFMAESSRRVLRIDGLNENLSNVHV, from the coding sequence ATGCAGCATCTCCGCTCCTTGCCTCGTACATCGGCCACCATCGGATTACGGTTCATAAGAAACATGTCAGAGCTCACAGCTGCCAGATCTGCGGATGATGCCGGTGGGTATTCGAGAAGAAACGGCGCCAAGAACCAATCCATAACGAAACCCATCTCGCTCGATGAAACTTCCGGTGAGGTCCTGGTTCGCAAAGCTACCGGCAAGACGAAGGTGCGGAAGGGCCAATCGGACGAGGAATACCAAAATCAGCTTTACCAGCATTTCCAGGTGGAAGGAGGACCAAAAAGGACCGAGATTGGATGGATGGATAATGTACAACCGATGGATCTGCTGAAAGACCCTAACGAGCATTTCGAAGTGAAGCTGACGAGGCAAAAGCTGAGCGACTTCTGTCGAAGGTTGTACTACCACAGAGATTACGCAAAGTGCGCAGAGCTGTGTGATGAGCTTGTAGAGAGATATCAGCCTCTGAAtaagaagaacaagatcGCAAGGGAAATCCAGGAATTGGAATTTATGGCTGAAAGCTCTCGAAGAGTACTTCGAATCGATGGGTTGAACGAAAATCTCTCTAATGTACATGTTTAA
- the DAL3 gene encoding ureidoglycolate hydrolase (similar to Saccharomyces cerevisiae DAL3 (YIR032C)) — MKLNDLTLHCQQKIAIGGQSTTMAVLIKATPLTIDAFAPYGSIISPDEQVSNADDSSRTANQGTAIKLLGVSQIEKKYPFEGTPNWNLFRCFSQPHLRGPVSISEGRAIEHSIRVLEKHPSSSQTFIPMGCPEHQPRYLVVVALEDCETGRPDLSTLKAFLCRGNQAVTYGAGIWHAPMIALGNQEYIDFGVVIYEFHDPKAPEKDCQEHHYGDGSIKVQLFQS; from the coding sequence ATGAAGCTGAACGATTTGACCCTCCACTGCCAGCAGAAGATCGCCATTGGAGGTCAGAGCACTACTATGGCTGTACTTATCAAGGCGACACCGCTGACGATTGATGCTTTTGCACCATACGGATCTATAATATCACCAGATGAGCAGGTCTCGAACGCTGACGACTCTTCAAGGACGGCCAACCAAGGTACTGCAATCAAGCTGCTAGGTGTGAGCCAAATTGAGAAAAAATATCCATTCGAGGGAACGCCGAATTGGAACCTGTTCAGATGCTTCTCCCAACCACATCTCAGAGGACCGGTTAGCATTAGCGAGGGTAGAGCCATTGAGCACTCGATCAGAGTGCTCGAGAAGCATCCCTCCAGTTCGCAAACCTTCATCCCAATGGGCTGTCCAGAACACCAGCCACGTTACCTCGTGGTGGTTGCTCTCGAAGACTGCGAAACTGGTAGGCCAGATCTGTCAACCTTGAAGGCGTTTCTCTGTAGAGGTAACCAAGCGGTCACCTATGGTGCCGGGATTTGGCATGCGCCCATGATTGCACTCGGAAACCAAGAGTATATCGACTTTGGCGTAGTGATCTACGAGTTCCACGATCCAAAGGCTCCAGAAAAGGACTGCCAAGAGCATCACTATGGTGATGGTAGCATCAAAGTGCAGCTTTTTCAATCTTAG
- the TYR1 gene encoding prephenate dehydrogenase (NADP(+)) (ancestral locus Anc_8.595): MVSAEQIEEWKATKTIGIIGLGDMGLLYATKFSEAGWKVVCCDKEENYESLKAQHAGCRFQILLNGHLVSRVSDYVIYSVEAENIDKIVSIYGPSTKLNAIVGGQTSCKTPEINAFERHLPSDIEIITVHSLHGPRVNSEGQPLVIIEHRCTKKESLEFVEAVVSCLKSKKVYLSYEEHDKITADTQAVTHAAFLSMGSAWAKIKVYPWTLGTDKWYGSLENVKMNISLRIYSNKWHVYAGLAITNPSAHNQILQYAASATELFSLFLRHDEKQLTERLMRAKEFVFQDHTGDLLLDDKVLDKYSLAPKENIAEGKKPVPNSHLSLLAIVDSWYQLGINPYDHMICSTPLFRVFLGVSEYLFLKPGLLEQTIKAAIHDESFRKDDLEFTISTREWSSIVTFANFDLYRRRFEEVQEFFKPMFPEANKIGNEMLKTIASHSH; the protein is encoded by the coding sequence ATGGTGAGTGCTGAGCAGATCGAAGAATGGAAGGCAACGAAGACCATTGGTATCATAGGTCTCGGCGACATGGGTCTGTTGTACGCTACAAAGTTTTCGGAAGCCGGTTGGAAGGTGGTTTGCTGCGATAAAGAGGAAAACTACGAGTCTTTGAAGGCTCAACATGCCGGGTGTAGGTTCCAGATCCTGTTAAATGGGCATCTTGTCTCGAGAGTGAGCGATTACGTTATTTATAGcgttgaagctgagaaTATCGACAAGATTGTGTCAATCTATGGACCATCCACTAAACTGAATGCGATTGTGGGCGGCCAAACAAGTTGCAAAACACCAGAGATCAACGCGTTCGAACGTCATCTCCCCTCTGATATCGAAATTATAACAGTGCATTCATTGCATGGTCCGCGAGTGAACAGCGAGGGCCAACCATTGGTTATAATAGAGCACAGATGCACAAAGAAGGAGTCCCTAGAATTTGTGGAAGCTGTCGTATCATGTCTTAAGAGCAAGAAAGTCTATTTATCGTACGAGGAGCATGATAAGATTACAGCGGATACGCAAGCGGTGACTCATGCAGCATTTTTAAGCATGGGATCGGCATGGGCTAAGATCAAGGTTTATCCTTGGACATTAGGCACCGACAAATGGTATGGTAGCTTGGAGAACGTCAAGATGAACATATCATTGAGAATTTACTCAAACAAGTGGCATGTCTATGCAGGCCTGGCGATCACAAACCCGTCAGCGCACAACCAAATACTGCAGTACGCTGCTAGCGCCACAGAACTTTTCTCGTTGTTCTTGAGACATGATGAGAAGCAACTCACAGAAAGGCTCATGAGGGCCAAAGAATTTGTATTTCAAGATCATACGGGCGACCTTCTCCTCGATGATAAAGTTCTAGACAAGTATTCACTGGCGCCCAAGGAGAATATCGCTGAGGGGAAGAAACCGGTCCCCAATTCGCATTTATCGTTGTTGGCAATTGTCGACTCATGGTACCAGCTCGGTATCAATCCTTATGATCATATGATCTGCTCAACGCCGCTATTTAGGGTATTTTTGGGTGTCTCAGAGTacctcttcttgaagcctGGCCTTTTGGAACAAACAATCAAAGCGGCCATACATGACGAATCTTTCCGCAAGGACGACTTGGAATTTACCATCTCCACTAGAGAATGGAGCTCCATCGTAACATTCGCCAATTTTGACCTTTACAGAAGGCGGTTCGAAGAAGTGCAggaatttttcaaaccaATGTTCCCTGAAGCCAATAAGATTGGCAATGAAATGCTAAAAACTATTGCTAGTCATTCCCATTAA
- the UBS1 gene encoding Ubs1p (ancestral locus Anc_8.596) yields MISLPTRRLLRDWKNLSRYNTQYSERANVLYHLKPQDSNLHVWHLVLYDPGTSVEIYGKLFIGTEDEPAIILRCLTPNEVYPTNRSVSLTHLNCILLDRGLVPFLQQVWGLFFAKDRGDSDMTDYDRSRLTFAWNRIINRDFKRFFPELVGNLAPGDYQMVKAHYQSSSGTHFGEPSAHENQVSHACTTNSLIACDGGYHAGNPLLKRTSDAGTSEMEHTEHRRKRARK; encoded by the coding sequence ATGATAAGCCTGCCTACAAGAAGACTACTGCGGGATTGGAAAAACCTATCTCGGTACAATACACAATACTCCGAAAGAGCCAATGTCCTGTATCATTTGAAGCCTCAGGATTCCAATTTACACGTATGGCATTTAGTGCTATATGATCCGGGCACTTCGGTTGAGATTTATGGCAAACTTTTCATTGGAACCGAGGACGAGCCGGCTATTATCCTCAGATGCTTGACACCTAATGAAGTATACCCAACTAATAGAAGCGTTTCACTGACGCATTTGAACTGCATCTTACTAGACCGCGGACTTGTTCCCTTCCTACAGCAGGTATGGGGTCTTTTCTTCGCGAAGGATAGGGGCGACTCGGATATGACGGATTATGATAGATCAAGGCTAACGTTTGCTTGGAATAGGATTATAAACCGAGATTTTAAACGGTTCTTCCCGGAACTGGTGGGGAATTTAGCTCCGGGAGACTATCAGATGGTCAAGGCGCATTATCAGAGCAGCAGTGGCACCCATTTCGGTGAACCGAGCGCTCATGAGAACCAGGTGTCACACGCCTGCACCACGAACAGTCTTATTGCATGCGACGGTGGCTATCACGCCGGGAATCCCCTGCTGAAGAGAACGTCTGATGCGGGCACAAGCGAGATGGAGCACACTGAACATAGAAGGAAAAGGGCGAGGAAATGA
- the ARL1 gene encoding Arf family GTPase ARL1 (ancestral locus Anc_8.597), translating to MGNFFSSMFDRLWGVNKELRILILGLDGAGKTTILYRLQIGEVVTTKPTIGFNVETLTYKNLKLNVWDLGGQTSIRPYWRCYYADTAAVIFVVDSTDKDRMSTASKELHLMLQEEELQDAALLVFANKQDQPGALSASEVSKELNLVELKDRSWSIVASSAIKGEGITEGLDWLIDVIKEEQL from the coding sequence ATGGGCAATTTCTTTAGTTCCATGTTTGATCGACTTTGGGGGGTGAATAAAGAGCTACGAATTCTGATCCTCGGACTGGATGGTGCTGGTAAAACTACCATCTTGTACAGGTTGCAAATCGGGGAAGTAGTAACGACAAAGCCAACAATCGGTTTTAACGTGGAAACCCTCACGTATAAGAACCTGAAGTTGAATGTATGGGATCTAGGTGGGCAGACTAGCATCAGACCGTACTGGAGGTGCTACTATGCCGACACGGCGGCGGTAATATTTGTCGTGGACTCTACCGATAAAGATCGTATGTCtacagcttcaaaagaattgCATCTCATGCTACaggaggaagaactgcagGACGCCGCGCTGCTTGTTTTTGCAAACAAACAGGATCAGCCAGGCGCGCTAAGTGCTAGTGAGGTATCCAAGGAATTGAATCTGGTGGAACTGAAAGATAGAAGCTGGTCGATTGTAGCCTCCAGTGCCATCAAAGGTGAGGGTATCACCGAGGGACTCGACTGGCTAATAGATGTGATAAAGGAGGAGCAactttga